One window from the genome of Terriglobia bacterium encodes:
- a CDS encoding molybdopterin-dependent oxidoreductase — translation MNSGHEVNVTIDNQALKTEKGLTILQVAERNNIYIPTLCAHKDLTPFGGCRMCIVEVDKMRGLPTACTTPVEDGMVIRTRTAQVHAVRQEILQLILSEHTSSCLICDEKEECKLFSTTIRKAGVTTGCRYCPNDQQCELQKVVESLELKEIGYPIYYRNLPVEKDDPFFDRDYNLCILCGRCVRMCQDVRTAGTLAFSQRGPKTVIGPAFQRTHLDAGCEFCGACVSVCPTGALSERARKWEGKPEREEPTTCPLCGVGCQMRLLVKGNAIMGTMPADDPLINDGQLCVKGRFCITELVNGHQRLQKPYQIQNGTKALISWEQAIDLAAAQLSACAPEDFGMLISPNCGNEDLYIAQKFVRVAMKSHHIDNSARIFYGSAYSAYLDLLKSSVPLSDLQKASAVVCLGLDARFGRSVVGVELRKALKRGAKVITIHPRHHSLGTISDCWIRPAPGTEMDIFLSLASLTGKDAASECAGDWGAELRATAGLLKEATAPVLLVGSEFLHYDAGADILKAIAQVAQNTGAGIALLPAHNNLLGTILMGACPEILPGGASSTNHGSSREIGRRWDAAIPEGQPSWNAAGISSSKKLRLLYLVGEVLPNLRSHAEFSIFQNIYPPDPFDDADLVLPAAAFGEAEGTVVNGEGRIQRLAKAVPPPGQALADWQIICRIAGKMGVTGFDFADVAEIQREISSLAPELAVFEDKSRTCHRMSFNGRSSAAATKRGSAKKRNDRFPLVLSVRLNEHTYRGFPLSAWVEGTRKIFAEGVVEISPKDAAEAAIADGENIVLTSDHAEKILPARILEDQPEGVLHAVLQQSEAVNPNPLRVRIRKSDV, via the coding sequence ATGAACAGCGGGCATGAGGTAAACGTCACTATCGACAATCAGGCCCTCAAAACGGAAAAGGGGCTGACCATCCTTCAGGTTGCCGAGCGCAACAATATCTATATTCCAACACTCTGCGCCCACAAGGATCTGACCCCCTTCGGCGGGTGCCGCATGTGCATCGTTGAGGTGGACAAGATGCGCGGACTCCCCACAGCCTGCACCACTCCGGTTGAGGACGGTATGGTGATCCGGACTCGCACGGCCCAGGTTCATGCCGTGAGGCAGGAGATCCTGCAACTCATCCTGAGCGAGCACACCTCGAGTTGTTTGATCTGTGACGAAAAGGAGGAATGCAAGCTTTTCTCCACCACCATCCGTAAAGCAGGCGTCACCACGGGTTGCCGATACTGTCCGAACGACCAGCAATGCGAGCTGCAGAAGGTCGTGGAGAGCCTGGAACTCAAGGAAATCGGCTATCCCATCTATTATCGCAATCTGCCGGTGGAAAAGGACGACCCGTTCTTTGATCGGGACTACAACCTCTGCATCCTGTGCGGCAGGTGCGTCCGAATGTGCCAGGACGTTCGTACGGCCGGCACTCTGGCCTTTTCTCAGAGAGGACCTAAGACGGTCATTGGCCCGGCTTTTCAGCGCACCCATTTGGACGCCGGCTGTGAATTCTGCGGCGCATGCGTCTCCGTTTGTCCTACCGGAGCTCTCTCGGAGAGGGCCCGCAAGTGGGAGGGGAAGCCGGAGCGTGAAGAACCTACGACGTGCCCGCTCTGCGGTGTCGGGTGCCAGATGCGCCTTCTGGTGAAGGGCAACGCAATCATGGGCACAATGCCGGCGGATGATCCCCTGATCAATGACGGACAGCTATGCGTGAAGGGGAGGTTCTGTATCACGGAACTTGTGAATGGTCATCAGCGCCTGCAGAAACCCTACCAAATTCAAAACGGCACCAAAGCACTGATCAGTTGGGAACAAGCCATCGACCTGGCCGCGGCACAACTCTCTGCCTGCGCGCCGGAGGATTTCGGCATGCTCATTTCCCCCAACTGCGGCAACGAGGATCTATACATCGCCCAGAAGTTCGTTCGCGTCGCGATGAAGTCACATCACATCGATAATTCTGCGCGGATTTTCTATGGTTCCGCGTATAGCGCCTACCTCGACCTCCTGAAGAGCTCTGTTCCCCTTTCCGACCTGCAGAAGGCTTCTGCCGTCGTCTGCCTGGGGCTTGATGCCAGATTTGGCAGATCCGTCGTTGGGGTCGAACTTCGCAAGGCGCTTAAGAGAGGCGCAAAGGTCATCACGATCCATCCCCGGCATCACAGCCTCGGCACCATCAGTGACTGCTGGATCCGGCCGGCTCCTGGCACGGAGATGGACATCTTTCTCTCTCTCGCGAGTCTCACAGGCAAGGACGCCGCATCGGAATGCGCCGGCGATTGGGGAGCCGAGCTCCGTGCGACTGCAGGGCTCCTGAAGGAAGCGACGGCGCCTGTGCTGCTGGTGGGCTCGGAGTTCCTGCACTATGATGCCGGCGCGGACATCCTGAAGGCAATTGCCCAGGTCGCTCAGAACACAGGGGCCGGGATTGCACTACTCCCCGCGCACAACAATCTGCTGGGCACGATCTTGATGGGGGCGTGTCCGGAGATTCTGCCCGGCGGTGCTTCCTCCACGAATCACGGCAGCAGCCGCGAGATCGGCCGGCGATGGGATGCGGCAATTCCGGAGGGACAACCTTCGTGGAATGCCGCCGGCATCTCGTCATCGAAAAAGCTGAGGCTGCTCTACCTGGTTGGCGAGGTTCTGCCCAATCTGCGGTCCCATGCCGAGTTTTCGATCTTTCAAAACATCTATCCTCCGGACCCCTTCGATGATGCAGACCTCGTCCTTCCTGCGGCCGCCTTCGGCGAGGCCGAGGGCACGGTCGTCAACGGCGAGGGGCGAATCCAACGGCTCGCCAAGGCCGTACCGCCTCCAGGTCAGGCCCTGGCTGATTGGCAGATCATCTGCCGGATCGCCGGGAAAATGGGTGTGACAGGATTCGATTTCGCCGACGTCGCCGAGATTCAAAGAGAGATCTCGTCGCTGGCACCGGAGTTGGCAGTGTTTGAGGACAAATCCCGGACATGCCATCGCATGTCTTTCAACGGGAGATCCTCCGCGGCTGCGACCAAACGGGGCTCGGCAAAAAAGCGGAACGACCGATTCCCTCTCGTGCTGAGCGTGCGCCTGAATGAGCACACCTATCGGGGCTTCCCCCTTTCAGCCTGGGTTGAGGGAACGAGGAAGATCTTCGCGGAGGGAGTCGTCGAAATCAGCCCGAAGGACGCAGCCGAAGCTGCAATAGCCGACGGCGAAAATATCGTCCTGACCTCCGACCACGCCGAGAAGATCCTGCCGGCACGGATACTGGAAGATCAGCCGGAAGGAGTTCTCCACGCGGTTCTGCAGCAGAGCGAAGCCGTTAATCCCAACCCACTCCGTGTCAGGATAAGGAAAAGCGATGTTTAG
- a CDS encoding sulfide/dihydroorotate dehydrogenase-like FAD/NAD-binding protein: MFRVTESRMIVPNIHLLTFEAPAVARQVKAGQFIIVRAEEDGERIPLSVSDWDAREGTVTVGLLNVGVTTGRLASLKSGVSIPTVVGPLGNPTEIEDYGTVLCMGGCYGIGSIYPIARALKEKGNRVIVLLEARSSYLFYWENRFEAIADSVIYVTRDGTRGLKGHVGRLSEIVKSLDEPIHRVIINGCTFLLKRGSEESRPLGIPTVVSLNPIMIDGTGMCGVCRVTVGSATRFACVHGPDFDGHQVNWEELLQRRKAYLREEVVPLRTSRCEDHMIKP, encoded by the coding sequence ATGTTTAGGGTGACCGAAAGCCGCATGATTGTGCCCAACATCCACCTGTTGACGTTTGAGGCTCCGGCCGTCGCACGTCAGGTGAAAGCGGGCCAATTCATAATCGTACGTGCCGAGGAAGATGGCGAGAGAATACCTCTGTCCGTTTCCGATTGGGATGCCAGGGAAGGCACAGTGACAGTCGGACTGCTGAACGTGGGCGTGACCACGGGAAGGCTCGCATCCCTGAAATCCGGTGTGAGCATTCCGACTGTGGTCGGACCGCTGGGCAACCCGACAGAAATCGAAGATTACGGGACAGTGCTCTGCATGGGCGGCTGCTATGGGATTGGCAGCATCTACCCTATTGCGCGGGCATTGAAAGAGAAAGGGAACCGGGTGATCGTGCTCCTGGAAGCAAGGAGCTCGTACCTTTTTTACTGGGAAAACAGGTTCGAGGCGATCGCAGACAGCGTGATTTATGTTACCCGGGATGGGACCAGGGGTTTGAAAGGACATGTGGGGCGGCTCTCGGAGATCGTCAAGTCGCTCGACGAGCCCATCCATCGGGTCATTATCAACGGGTGTACTTTTCTTCTGAAGAGAGGATCCGAGGAAAGCCGTCCTCTCGGCATTCCTACCGTCGTCAGCCTGAATCCTATCATGATCGACGGCACGGGAATGTGTGGTGTGTGTCGTGTGACTGTCGGTTCGGCTACCAGGTTCGCCTGCGTGCACGGCCCGGACTTCGACGGCCATCAAGTGAATTGGGAAGAGCTTTTGCAGCGGCGCAAAGCTTACCTGAGAGAGGAAGTTGTTCCCTTGCGGACAAGTCGCTGCGAGGACCACATGATTAAACCATAG
- the gltA gene encoding NADPH-dependent glutamate synthase, whose amino-acid sequence MESPKPPKKKLDLNRREMPKQPPEVRRHNFNEVALGYSPETAMEEAARCLQCPSANCVKSCPVEINIPAFVERIAEGDFAEGARILKDKNCLPAICGRVCPQEEQCEGSCSLVKKGGQIAIGRLERFLADWEARQGAVTLPAILPPTGKKVAVVGGGPAGLTVAGDLIKLGHRVTIFEALHKMGGVLVYGIPEFRLPKAIVQREVDYLVKLGVEIVTNYVVGKTRTVDNLLEEFDAVFVGSGAGLPWFMEIPGENLNGVYSANEYLTRMNLMAGFLFPKYHTPIKTHQRVAVLGGGNVAMDCARTAFRLGADTRILYRRSRTELPARLEEIENAEEEGVIFEFLTLPTRYIGDENGWVKAIECLKMRLGEPDSSGRRKPIPIEGSETIYSVDAVVCAIGNSPNPLIAATTPGLEVGKKGNIVVDDATGKTSKPRVWAGGDVATGAATVILAMGAGRKAAKSIHEYLSGSSFLD is encoded by the coding sequence ATGGAGTCTCCTAAGCCACCGAAGAAGAAATTAGACCTGAACCGCAGGGAAATGCCCAAGCAGCCTCCGGAGGTCCGTAGGCATAACTTCAATGAGGTGGCATTGGGCTATTCTCCCGAGACCGCAATGGAAGAAGCGGCCCGCTGCCTGCAGTGTCCAAGCGCGAATTGCGTCAAGAGCTGTCCCGTAGAAATTAACATCCCTGCCTTTGTTGAGCGCATTGCAGAGGGGGATTTTGCGGAGGGTGCCCGGATTTTGAAGGATAAGAACTGCCTCCCCGCAATCTGCGGGCGTGTCTGTCCGCAGGAGGAACAGTGCGAGGGAAGTTGCTCGCTGGTGAAGAAGGGAGGACAGATTGCCATCGGGCGACTCGAGCGCTTTCTGGCCGACTGGGAAGCACGCCAGGGTGCGGTCACGCTGCCGGCGATTCTGCCGCCTACAGGGAAAAAGGTCGCAGTCGTGGGTGGGGGGCCTGCAGGTCTTACGGTCGCCGGCGATCTCATAAAGCTCGGACATCGGGTGACAATTTTCGAGGCTCTCCACAAAATGGGCGGGGTTCTCGTATACGGCATTCCGGAGTTCCGCCTGCCCAAAGCCATCGTACAGAGGGAAGTCGATTATCTTGTCAAGCTCGGCGTCGAGATCGTGACCAACTACGTTGTGGGTAAGACCAGAACAGTGGACAATCTCCTCGAAGAATTTGATGCCGTGTTCGTTGGTTCGGGAGCCGGTCTTCCCTGGTTTATGGAGATTCCGGGTGAGAACCTGAACGGCGTGTATTCAGCCAACGAGTACCTGACCCGAATGAATCTGATGGCGGGATTTCTCTTCCCGAAATACCACACGCCCATCAAAACTCACCAGCGCGTCGCCGTCCTGGGTGGCGGTAACGTGGCCATGGATTGTGCCCGGACTGCATTCAGGCTGGGAGCCGACACCAGGATCCTCTACAGGAGATCAAGGACCGAACTCCCTGCGCGTTTGGAGGAGATTGAGAATGCCGAGGAGGAGGGCGTCATCTTCGAGTTTCTGACCCTCCCTACCCGTTACATCGGTGATGAAAACGGCTGGGTGAAAGCAATCGAATGCCTGAAGATGCGTTTGGGCGAGCCTGACTCCTCCGGCAGGAGAAAACCCATACCCATAGAGGGTTCTGAAACCATCTATTCCGTGGATGCCGTTGTGTGCGCCATCGGCAACAGCCCGAACCCTCTCATTGCGGCCACCACGCCCGGCCTGGAGGTCGGCAAGAAGGGGAACATCGTCGTCGACGACGCAACCGGCAAGACCTCAAAACCGCGAGTCTGGGCCGGTGGTGATGTGGCTACCGGCGCCGCAACCGTCATCCTTGCCATGGGCGCAGGCCGAAAG